One Paenibacillus sp. FSL W8-0186 genomic window carries:
- a CDS encoding DUF72 domain-containing protein, with amino-acid sequence MISIGLTGWGDHDDLYPPGTPSKQKLGWYARHFPIVEVDSSFYAVLGRDTYSRWLEMTPPSFTFILKAYQGMTGHARGKVPFEGPGAMFQAYLDSIAPVVESGRLRAVMFQFPPWFDCNPDHVRQLRAVRKWMGRLPLALEFRHQSWFAEGMRERTLDFMREEGWIHIVCDEPQVGLGSVPTVLEPTDERLTIVRLHGRNAAGWTQSGAPNWREIRYLYRYNREELTEWRDKLRVLESRGAKEICMIFNNNSGGDAASNAREMMKILGMEPAELPPSQLDLFGE; translated from the coding sequence ATGATATCTATTGGGCTTACCGGGTGGGGGGATCATGACGATCTGTATCCGCCCGGCACACCGTCCAAGCAGAAGCTGGGATGGTACGCCCGTCATTTTCCCATTGTGGAAGTTGACAGCTCGTTTTACGCCGTTTTGGGCAGGGATACGTACTCCCGCTGGCTGGAAATGACGCCGCCTTCGTTTACTTTTATACTCAAGGCCTATCAAGGCATGACCGGACATGCCCGGGGAAAGGTCCCGTTCGAGGGGCCGGGAGCCATGTTCCAGGCTTATCTGGACTCGATCGCGCCGGTCGTTGAATCTGGACGTCTTCGTGCGGTGATGTTCCAGTTCCCGCCTTGGTTCGACTGTAATCCCGATCATGTCCGGCAGCTGCGGGCGGTCAGGAAATGGATGGGGCGGCTGCCGCTAGCGTTGGAGTTCAGGCACCAGAGCTGGTTTGCCGAGGGGATGCGCGAGCGGACGCTGGACTTTATGCGTGAGGAAGGCTGGATTCATATCGTCTGCGACGAGCCTCAAGTGGGCCTGGGCTCGGTGCCTACAGTGCTTGAACCAACGGACGAGCGGCTGACGATTGTCCGGCTCCACGGCAGGAATGCCGCCGGCTGGACGCAAAGCGGTGCGCCCAATTGGAGGGAGATCCGTTATTTGTACCGCTATAATCGAGAGGAATTGACGGAATGGCGGGATAAGCTTCGCGTGCTGGAGTCGCGGGGGGCGAAGGAAATCTGCATGATTTTTAATAATAACTCCGGCGGAGATGCGGCTTCAAACGCCCGGGAGATGATGAAAATTCTCGGGATGGAGCCGGCGGAGCTGCCGCCTTCCCAGCTAGATTTATTCGGTGAGTAG
- the spoIIR gene encoding stage II sporulation protein R produces the protein MRRQFRSMALIFCSLMILFMSWEGQKNDAAALGSSIPEESIRLRILANSDRPGDQAVKRQVRDAIVEQMNGWVQQLEAPVSLAEARRVIQSNLDLVEDTVKRTLEKSGKTYAYKVELGVVPFPTKMYGGAVYPAGDYEALRVTLGKGEGKNWWCVLFPPLCFIDAGSGEALAKSGNEVEAALQNAAPASGGAAAAGAADLANAPGSGDVDEAGQTHVPVQQEKAEVRFFLWDMLSGLWDWIMGLFK, from the coding sequence ATGAGACGGCAGTTCCGCAGTATGGCACTTATTTTTTGCAGCTTAATGATTTTGTTCATGTCTTGGGAAGGACAAAAAAACGATGCCGCCGCTCTCGGCAGCTCCATACCGGAGGAATCAATCCGGCTGAGGATCCTTGCTAATTCGGATCGGCCGGGTGATCAGGCGGTCAAGCGGCAGGTTCGCGATGCGATCGTTGAGCAGATGAATGGATGGGTTCAGCAGCTGGAAGCTCCCGTCAGCCTAGCGGAGGCTCGGCGAGTCATACAGAGCAACCTGGATTTAGTAGAAGATACAGTAAAGCGGACGCTTGAAAAAAGCGGCAAAACCTATGCTTACAAAGTGGAGCTGGGGGTTGTCCCCTTTCCGACGAAAATGTACGGCGGAGCCGTTTACCCGGCAGGGGATTATGAAGCGCTGCGCGTGACATTGGGGAAAGGCGAGGGCAAAAATTGGTGGTGCGTGCTGTTTCCGCCGCTTTGCTTCATCGACGCTGGCAGCGGGGAGGCGCTGGCGAAGAGCGGGAACGAGGTCGAGGCTGCCCTTCAAAATGCAGCCCCGGCATCGGGGGGCGCAGCTGCGGCAGGCGCTGCTGATCTAGCTAACGCGCCAGGTTCGGGCGACGTGGACGAAGCAGGGCAGACGCATGTGCCGGTGCAGCAGGAGAAGGCGGAGGTTCGTTTTTTCCTGTGGGATATGCTTTCGGGACTGTGGGATTGGATTATGGGCTTGTTTAAATAA
- a CDS encoding L-threonylcarbamoyladenylate synthase yields MDDKDQVKEPIKESGIMELRGEGAKRDKWPGERELEPGIRQQGANATGGERTRWWDVTGTGGDKAIAAAAAVLAAGGTVAFPTETVYGLGANARSTAAVESIFAAKGRPSDNPLIVHIADMKQLDGLVAEVNETARALMEAYWPGPLTLVLPAAPGAVSPRVTAGLPTVAVRMPAHDVALRLIAAAGCPVAAPSANRSGRPSPTLAQHVGEDLAGVIDGIVDGGPTGVGVESTVVEAGADGTVTVLRPGGITAEQLARVAPGGVTLDPALREAGGAQDIPAPKSPGMKYTHYAPRGTLRIVRGAAAEAVAARIAAELEAAARRGEVTGVLAFEEHLPYFRADCVLSLGSIHALETAAHRLYAALRRFDERGVTYMLAEACPEDGLGAAVMNRLLKAAGHDVIDV; encoded by the coding sequence ATGGACGATAAGGATCAGGTCAAGGAACCGATAAAGGAAAGCGGAATAATGGAGCTGCGAGGCGAAGGTGCTAAGCGTGACAAGTGGCCTGGGGAACGGGAGCTGGAGCCAGGGATTCGGCAGCAGGGTGCGAATGCAACTGGTGGAGAGCGGACGCGCTGGTGGGATGTCACAGGAACGGGCGGCGATAAGGCAATCGCGGCAGCTGCGGCGGTGCTGGCGGCCGGAGGAACAGTGGCCTTTCCGACCGAGACGGTGTACGGCCTCGGCGCGAACGCCCGGAGCACGGCAGCGGTGGAGTCGATTTTTGCCGCCAAAGGGCGGCCTTCCGACAACCCGCTGATCGTGCATATCGCCGACATGAAGCAGCTGGACGGTCTCGTCGCCGAGGTGAACGAGACGGCGCGCGCGCTCATGGAGGCTTATTGGCCGGGGCCGCTGACGCTGGTGCTGCCAGCGGCCCCCGGCGCCGTCTCGCCGCGGGTAACGGCGGGACTGCCCACCGTGGCCGTGCGGATGCCGGCCCACGACGTAGCGCTGCGGCTGATTGCCGCAGCGGGGTGCCCGGTGGCGGCGCCCAGCGCCAACCGGTCGGGGCGGCCGAGCCCCACGCTGGCACAGCATGTGGGCGAGGATCTGGCAGGCGTGATCGACGGCATCGTCGACGGCGGGCCCACGGGGGTGGGCGTGGAGTCGACGGTGGTGGAGGCCGGCGCTGACGGCACGGTCACCGTGCTCCGCCCTGGCGGGATCACGGCCGAGCAGCTCGCCCGCGTCGCCCCGGGCGGCGTGACCCTGGACCCCGCCCTGCGGGAGGCGGGCGGGGCTCAGGACATCCCGGCACCGAAGTCGCCGGGAATGAAGTACACGCACTATGCGCCGCGCGGAACGCTGCGCATCGTGCGCGGGGCCGCCGCCGAAGCCGTGGCGGCCCGGATTGCCGCCGAGCTCGAGGCGGCCGCGCGGCGCGGGGAAGTGACGGGCGTGCTCGCGTTCGAAGAGCACCTCCCTTACTTCCGCGCCGACTGCGTGCTCTCGCTCGGCAGCATCCATGCGCTGGAGACGGCTGCGCACCGTCTCTACGCGGCGCTCCGCCGCTTCGACGAGCGCGGCGTCACGTACATGCTGGCCGAGGCCTGTCCCGAGGACGGCCTCGGCGCCGCCGTCATGAACCGCCTGCTTAAAGCGGCGGGACATGACGTCATAGATGTATAA
- a CDS encoding manganese efflux pump MntP family protein, producing MSVVYERLGELLTIALMAAALGMDAFSLGIGIGMRGVRSMEIFRISLLVALFHFVMPLLGIVAGQYAGELLGGLSKYVSGSLLVLLGGHMIWNSFFGGNERIVNYRSFFGVLLFSLSVSVDSFSVGVSLGMFHSDLLLTIIAFAVFGGIMSIMGLLLGRGVGSRLGEYGEAAGGAILLAFGLIFIF from the coding sequence ATGTCTGTAGTATACGAGCGGCTGGGTGAATTGTTAACGATAGCTTTAATGGCCGCAGCTTTGGGAATGGACGCCTTTTCCCTAGGAATTGGTATAGGTATGCGCGGCGTAAGGAGCATGGAAATATTCCGGATCAGCTTGCTGGTTGCTTTGTTCCATTTTGTGATGCCGCTGCTGGGCATCGTTGCCGGACAATATGCGGGGGAGCTGCTGGGAGGGCTGTCCAAGTATGTATCCGGCAGCTTGCTTGTGCTCCTAGGGGGGCATATGATATGGAACTCATTTTTTGGCGGCAATGAGCGGATCGTGAATTACCGTTCATTTTTTGGAGTATTGCTGTTTTCGCTAAGCGTGAGCGTGGACTCCTTTTCTGTAGGTGTATCCCTGGGCATGTTCCATAGCGACCTACTGCTGACGATCATTGCTTTTGCTGTGTTTGGCGGGATCATGTCGATCATGGGTCTGCTGCTCGGCCGGGGTGTAGGGAGCCGGCTGGGTGAATATGGGGAGGCTGCCGGCGGCGCCATTTTGCTTGCGTTTGGACTAATTTTCATCTTTTGA